The Aestuariibius sp. HNIBRBA575 nucleotide sequence TTCGGCCCCGGTTCTAGATCCACACCCGTTTTAGACATGCGCACCTCAATCCCGGCCCCAATCAACGCCGATTTAAGCGTATCTACGCCAGAGAAATCCTTGGTTTGCATGGCCGTTTCCCGCAATTCTGCCAACTTTTGGGCCAAGACAGATAAATCCACATCGGGCATTTCTGCCCATGCCCCCATTTCATCGCTTAAAAATCCAAGAAACTGCGCCGATGCCAGCATGACGCCTTTTTCATAGAAGCAATCCTTTTGCGGATTGGCAGAAATTTCGCGGGCCATAGCGTGCAATTTGGTGAGGGCCCCTGCCGTGTTCAGATCATCCGCCAACGTATCAAGCAGACCTTGATCCACCCCTGTCGGTGCCACATCCGCCAGTAATGCACGCCATTTCCGCAACGTCGCCTCAGCCTCGGCCCGCTTCTTATCGGTCCAATCCATAGGCTTGCTATAATGGGTGCCCAACATCACAAACCGGATCACTTCGCCCGGCACACCCTGATCCAACAAATCGCGCACGGTGAAAAAGTTGCCCAGGGATTTGGACATCTTTTTGCCCTCGACCTGCAACATTTCATTGTGAATCCAATACTTTGCGAATTCCCCATGCGGATGGGCGCATTTGGATTGAGCGATTTCATTTTCATGATGCGGGAATTGCAAATCATTGCCGCCGCCATGAATATCAAAGCTGTCACCCAGCAATTCATAAGCCATCGCCGAGCATTCGATATGCCAGCCGGGCCGTCCATACCCCCAAGGGCTATCCCAACCGGGCGTGTCCGCATCCGATGGTTTCCACAATACAAAATCCATAGGATTGCGTTTATAGGGCGCCACTTCGACACGGGCACCGGCGATCATATCGTCGATCGACCGGCCCGACAGCTTGCCGTAGTTCTGATAGCTTTCCACCGCAAATAACACATGGCCTTCGGCGGCATAGGCATTGCCGGTTTCGATCAGCCCCGCGATCATGTCTTTCATCGCGCCGATCCATTCAGTGGCGCGCGGTTCCTGACTGGGGCGCATGGCCCCCAACGAATCCATATCCGCGTGATACCAATCAATGGTTTCATCACAGATATCGCGAATTGTCCGGCCGGTTTGCGCGGCTTTGGCGTTAATTTTGTCGTCCACATCGGTAAAGTTGCGGATATAGGTCACAGCCCCGTCCCCATAGACATGGCGCAACAGCCGAAACAGCACGTCAAACACCAAAACGGGCCGCGCATTGCCCAGATGGGCGCGGTCATACACCGTTGGCCCACAGACATACATGCGCACGTTTTGTGGATCGATCGGCTTAAACGGCTCTTTGGTGCGGGTTTTGGTATTGTGCAGATGGATCAAAGTCATAACAGCTCTCGGGACGGTTTGCGCCCGCGCGGTTTAGCAAGTTCTGAGTTTCGATGAAACGTGAAAGAGCGGCCCGCGCGACGGATGTCAGCAGGAAATAATAATGCAACAAATAATGCTGCTGATTATGGTGGTTTGGCTCTTCATTCCCACTGGCTAGCAGGATCAGCCGCGCGCGTCCAGCATTTCGATCAGTTTGTACACAGTCCGTAAATTACGGGCCGTGGCATCCACCCCCAGCACTTTGGACATTTGTTCGGCCAATTTGGACCGCCCGATCCCTGATGGCGCATCCAGATAGGCGGCGTTTTGGGTCACGTTTAGGGCTTCATCTGGGGCCTTGATGTGATCCAACCGATCTGTGTCCAGGTTTGGGGCATCAAACAGGAACCAGATATGGGCATGTTTCGGATCGTCAGGTTGAAATGGATTTTGCGCCGCAATGTTGCGAAAACCAGGCGCGCAAAGGATGAGAATGGGCACATCAACCCCTAGATGCACCTGCATCTCAGCATTCAGTGCCAACGACAATTCCGAAATGTTTTCAGATGCTTCTGCATCAAATATCATGTTGCCCGATGCAATATAGGTTGCGATATTTTGCCATCCTAGATTTGATGCAATTTTACGTAACTCCGCCATCGGCACTTTGTTATTGCCGCCAACATTGATGCCACGCAACAGCGCAATATACGTCTGCAAAGCCATATTCCCTAAACCTTTGCGATTTTCAATTGCACCAGATTAGGCCATTCTGCCCAAGGTGCAATTCCAGTCACGAGGTCCCCCATGTCACAATCCGCAATCCAAAACATCTGCGCCGCCCAAGCCGGGGCAGAAAAGTCGTTCCCGTTTGATGAAACCACCGAAGTCTGGAAGGTCGCTGGGAAAATTTTTGCCGCCGTCACGGGCGATGGGACCAAAGTGTCGGTCAAAACGCCGTCGGTCGAGGATGCGCAATTGCTGATCGAAATGGGACGCGGTGAAAAGGCGCCCTATTTTCACAAATCATGGGTGCGGGTCAGCGCAGACATCCCGTTGGATGAATTAACCGACCGGATTGAGAAATCATATGGGATCATTCGCGCGGCCCTTCCTAAAAAGGTACAAGCCACGCTGGCGTAAAATCCCGCCCTGCCCGTCGGTTTAGAATTTGCCAAACCGTCGCGCGATACGCATGGCCTGACGGGTGCGTTTCACGCCGTCGCGGCCTTGTTTGGCGCGATTGCGGTCTTCATTGCTCATGTCTTCGGGGTTGCGGCCCCGATTGGCGACGTGATTGATGCCCGCATTGATCCCGCGGTTCATCAGCCGGCGAAGAATCATCGAAATGATACGATCCATGTGCAGTTCCTGCTGTTGGTCCAATCTAGATATAGGCACAATCCGCCCATTTCCCAAATCCTATCGCAGGATCGTGGCGATTTCAGGGCTGGTCAGGTTCAAACATATCCACCTGATCGGACGTCGTATCTTCGTCGTCAATCTGGCCCAGACCCGGTGTTGGGCGGCTTTCCAGCAACCCGGCTGATCGCAATTCCTTAAGCCCCGGCAAATCACGGGCCGTTTCCAGACCAAAGTGATCCAGAAAGCCGGGCGTGACCACAAAAGTGATCGGACGGCCGGGGGTCATTTTACGACGCCCAAAGCGGATCCATTCCAATTCGATCAACTGATCAATGGTGCCACGACTGACGGACACGCCGCGGATTTCTTCGATTTCGGCGCGTGTGACGGGTTGATGATAGGCAATAATCGCCAAGGTTTCGATGGCTGCACGGCTTAGCTTTCGCGTCTCAACCGTTTCTTTTTGCATCAAAAATCCAAGGTCCGAAGCGGTGCGGATCGCCCATGCATCCCCCACGCGCACCACATTGATCCCGCGCCCTTCGTAACGTTTACGTAAATTTGTAATGGCTTGATCCGGCGCACATCCATGTGGCATCCGACCGGCCAATTCCCGCAAAGTGACGGGATCAGCCGTGGCAAACAGGATCGCTTCGACCATGCGTTCCTGTTCGGCCATTGGCGGGGCTTCAAACAGGCTGGGATCATCTACATCGTTTTCGCTGGATGAATTGGGATTGGGATCAGAGGTCATTCAGGCAACCTTTTACGAATGTGAATAGGCGCGAAACTGTCGGATTGGCGGATATCAACGCGGCCCTGTTTCACCAGTTCCAATGACGCCGCAAAGGTTGCAGCGGCAGCGGTGCGCCGTTTTTTGGGATCACTTTCCCAGCCTTCGGGCAGATAGGACATGATATCAGTCCAATCCCCGGCAAACCCGATCAGATTGCGCATGCGATCCAACGCTTGTTCCATGGTCATCAATGCGTCGCGATCCATCACATAGGGGCGAAATTCGTCCTTTGTGCGAATGCGGGCATATCCCTGCATCAAATCCAGCAAAGTCGCCGTATAGGTCACGCGCCGCACACGAGCGACATCTTCGGTGATGCCACGGGCAAAGAAATCGCGCCCTTTTTGATCCCGCGCCATCAATTTGGCGGCGGATTTACGCATCGCTTCTAACCGTTCCAGCTGAAACGCCAAATGGGCCGCCAATTCTTCGCCGGACGGGCCCTGTTCGGTGGGATCGGGGGGCAGCAACAGACGTGATTTTAGAAACGCCAGCCAAGCGGCCATCACCAAATAATCCGCCGCCAGTTCCAGCCTTAGCTCGCGGGCTTTGTCAACAAACGCCAGATATTGTTCGGCCAAGGCCAAAACAGAAATCTGACGCAGGTCCACTTTTTGCGTGCGCGACAAGGTCAAAAGCAGGTCCAACGGCCCCTCAAATCCCTCCACATCCACGATCAATGCCTCGGCAGCAAGTCGATTGCTGACGCGGGTGGCATCATCTTCTTGGAACATGTCGTCGGTCATTGGGGCCTGTTAATTGCCTGCGAACTGGGCTTCAAACTCGGCAAGTGTGGCGTCGATGTCAATCTCGATTGGGGATTTGCGTTGCGACAGGGCCGCATCAGCCCGTGCATTGCCCGCCTGCGTCAGGGGGCGCGCCACATCTGCCAACGCCAGCATATCATCGCGTTCGCCATTGCAATGCAGCACCAAATCACAGCCCGCATCCCAGGATGCAATGGATCGTTCGGTGATCGATCCTGACAGGGCCTCCATTGAAATGTCATCGGTCATGATCAGGCCGGAAAACCCGATATCTTCTCGGATGATGTTCATCATGGTCGGGCTGGTCGTGGCGGGCGCATCCGGGTCAATGTCGGAAAACACGATATGGGCGGACATGCCCATGGCGAAATGGTTCAGCTGTTTGAACGGGGCAAAATCGCGCGCATAAAGCGAGGCGGCAGGCACATCCACACGCGGCAGATCTTTGTGACTGTCCACCGCGGCGCGGCCATAGCCGGGGATGTGTTTCAGGATCGGCAAAACGCCCCCCGCCATCAGACCATCTGCGGCGGCTTTGCACGCGGCAACAACCACGTCAATGTCACGCCCATAAAGCCGGTTCAGCAAAACCGGATGGGTTTGGCTTTCGACAAGATCGGCCAGAGGTGCGCAATTTACGTCAATGCCAACGTCGTGTAATTCCCGCGCAATCAACAGGTTACGCAGATATTGCGCATGGACCGGGTTCTGGGCCATCGCCATTTGATCACGTGCGGGCAGATGTTCGCGCCAATGCGGCGCGCGCATGCGTTGGACACGTCCGCCTTCTTGGTCAATCAGGATCGGGGCATGCCATCCCACAGCGTCCCGCAAATCGCCCGTCAGTTTACGCAGCTGATCAGGGTTTTCGATATTGCGGGCAAACAGGATAAAGCCCCAGGGGCGCGATTGCGCAAAAAAGCCGCGCTCCCAATCGGAAAGCACGGCCCCTTCACATCCAAAGATGTATGCATTTTCTGACACTTAGCGCACCACTACCGGGATGCAGGCCGCGTCTTCGGCCATTAATGCCGAACAGAACCGACGTGCGTCAGACAGGTCGGTGAACCCAGATACGCGCAGGCGATAGAATGTGCGCCCCCCGGATGACGCCTGTTGGATCACAGGATCATGACCGGCAATCAAGGCGTTAAAACGTGTGGCCAGACGCTGCCATTCGGAATTGGCCAATTCGGGTGTATCAAAGGCCCCAAGCTGCGCCAATTTGGTGCCGGTTGGCAGGGCGTCCGTGGAAACCGGGATGGTGCGGGCCGCAACAGGTGTGGGCGTTGTGTCGGCCAAAGGGGCCAAACCGCGATCCGGGCGCAATTGTGGGCGCAATGACACGGATACGCCGGGTACAGATGCTGGGATAATGGCCGTCTGCGTATTTGCGTTGGCGGCCACGGCATTCAGCACAACCGCCGAAGCATCCGTATTTTGGGGTGTCGCCAGAGGC carries:
- a CDS encoding MmcQ/YjbR family DNA-binding protein produces the protein MSQSAIQNICAAQAGAEKSFPFDETTEVWKVAGKIFAAVTGDGTKVSVKTPSVEDAQLLIEMGRGEKAPYFHKSWVRVSADIPLDELTDRIEKSYGIIRAALPKKVQATLA
- a CDS encoding DUF1697 domain-containing protein yields the protein MALQTYIALLRGINVGGNNKVPMAELRKIASNLGWQNIATYIASGNMIFDAEASENISELSLALNAEMQVHLGVDVPILILCAPGFRNIAAQNPFQPDDPKHAHIWFLFDAPNLDTDRLDHIKAPDEALNVTQNAAYLDAPSGIGRSKLAEQMSKVLGVDATARNLRTVYKLIEMLDARG
- the cysS gene encoding cysteine--tRNA ligase, with product MTLIHLHNTKTRTKEPFKPIDPQNVRMYVCGPTVYDRAHLGNARPVLVFDVLFRLLRHVYGDGAVTYIRNFTDVDDKINAKAAQTGRTIRDICDETIDWYHADMDSLGAMRPSQEPRATEWIGAMKDMIAGLIETGNAYAAEGHVLFAVESYQNYGKLSGRSIDDMIAGARVEVAPYKRNPMDFVLWKPSDADTPGWDSPWGYGRPGWHIECSAMAYELLGDSFDIHGGGNDLQFPHHENEIAQSKCAHPHGEFAKYWIHNEMLQVEGKKMSKSLGNFFTVRDLLDQGVPGEVIRFVMLGTHYSKPMDWTDKKRAEAEATLRKWRALLADVAPTGVDQGLLDTLADDLNTAGALTKLHAMAREISANPQKDCFYEKGVMLASAQFLGFLSDEMGAWAEMPDVDLSVLAQKLAELRETAMQTKDFSGVDTLKSALIGAGIEVRMSKTGVDLEPGPNFDPAKLEALS
- a CDS encoding ScpA family protein, whose amino-acid sequence is MTDDMFQEDDATRVSNRLAAEALIVDVEGFEGPLDLLLTLSRTQKVDLRQISVLALAEQYLAFVDKARELRLELAADYLVMAAWLAFLKSRLLLPPDPTEQGPSGEELAAHLAFQLERLEAMRKSAAKLMARDQKGRDFFARGITEDVARVRRVTYTATLLDLMQGYARIRTKDEFRPYVMDRDALMTMEQALDRMRNLIGFAGDWTDIMSYLPEGWESDPKKRRTAAAATFAASLELVKQGRVDIRQSDSFAPIHIRKRLPE
- the scpB gene encoding SMC-Scp complex subunit ScpB, whose translation is MTSDPNPNSSSENDVDDPSLFEAPPMAEQERMVEAILFATADPVTLRELAGRMPHGCAPDQAITNLRKRYEGRGINVVRVGDAWAIRTASDLGFLMQKETVETRKLSRAAIETLAIIAYHQPVTRAEIEEIRGVSVSRGTIDQLIELEWIRFGRRKMTPGRPITFVVTPGFLDHFGLETARDLPGLKELRSAGLLESRPTPGLGQIDDEDTTSDQVDMFEPDQP
- a CDS encoding glycoside hydrolase family 3 N-terminal domain-containing protein, which codes for MSENAYIFGCEGAVLSDWERGFFAQSRPWGFILFARNIENPDQLRKLTGDLRDAVGWHAPILIDQEGGRVQRMRAPHWREHLPARDQMAMAQNPVHAQYLRNLLIARELHDVGIDVNCAPLADLVESQTHPVLLNRLYGRDIDVVVAACKAAADGLMAGGVLPILKHIPGYGRAAVDSHKDLPRVDVPAASLYARDFAPFKQLNHFAMGMSAHIVFSDIDPDAPATTSPTMMNIIREDIGFSGLIMTDDISMEALSGSITERSIASWDAGCDLVLHCNGERDDMLALADVARPLTQAGNARADAALSQRKSPIEIDIDATLAEFEAQFAGN